The following coding sequences lie in one Rutidosis leptorrhynchoides isolate AG116_Rl617_1_P2 chromosome 4, CSIRO_AGI_Rlap_v1, whole genome shotgun sequence genomic window:
- the LOC139842365 gene encoding uncharacterized protein, whose amino-acid sequence MDIQQSFTSVEYPQANGQVEVTNRDIVASIKARLDKCRQGWVDELQHVLWAHRTTPKDRINETPFSLVYGTEAVIPVEVLAPTERITTFDEQQNDGALRENLNAFEE is encoded by the coding sequence ATGGATATTCAACAATCGTTCACTTCTGTGGAATATCCACAGGCTAACGGACAGGTCGAGGTCACTAACAGGGACATTGTTGCCAGTATAAAGGCTAGACTAGACAAATGCCGACAAGGGTGGGTGGATGAACTCCAACATGTACTATGGGCACACCGGACAACACCAAAAGATAGAATAAACGAAACCCCATTCAGTTTGGTATACGGCACTGAAGCAGTCATCCCGGTAGAGGTGCTTGCCCCGACCGAGCGAATAACAACGTTCGATGAACAGCAAAATGATGGAGCATTGCGAGAAAACCTAAACGCTTTTGAAGAATGA